The following proteins are encoded in a genomic region of Desulfurococcaceae archaeon:
- a CDS encoding HAD-IA family hydrolase encodes MGYVLAVASSSMVERINEFLEHFGVLGYFTAVFGVRPGVRGKPEPGVILEVLRETGFKPEETVYVGDKEVDCIAARKAGVDFILVDGKKLLQETLVCEPVTVVTGLLELQLVVKRL; translated from the coding sequence ATGGGCTACGTTCTTGCAGTCGCCTCCTCCAGCATGGTTGAGAGGATAAATGAGTTTTTAGAGCACTTCGGGGTTCTCGGCTACTTTACAGCGGTCTTTGGCGTTAGGCCTGGAGTTAGAGGTAAGCCTGAACCTGGCGTAATACTTGAAGTACTCAGAGAAACGGGCTTCAAGCCCGAAGAAACGGTCTACGTTGGTGACAAGGAAGTCGACTGCATTGCGGCTCGCAAGGCTGGAGTTGACTTCATACTCGTAGACGGGAAGAAGCTACTCCAGGAGACTCTGGTGTGCGAACCGGTCACGGTGGTGACGGGTTTACTGGAGTTACAACTAGTGGTGAAACGCCTATAA